A stretch of Aerococcus christensenii DNA encodes these proteins:
- a CDS encoding phosphatidate cytidylyltransferase: protein MKKRTRTAILGLLLFIPFMAVGGWPMTAFILVVATLSLWEFLRMMKIRWFSFEGILAFLMMLSIYLPRSGSLGIAWPLQPIDAFYVGVIGLFVLMVYFPQKLTFLKLCTLSIASLYVGIGYHYLIMTRDLGLPILLYIMGIIWVNDSCAYITGIKWGKNKLAPKISPNKTIEGALGGIGGALVFTCLLEYVVFKGSLSFLQAILLTVILSLCGQFGDLIESSIKRHFSVKDSGNLLPGHGGLLDRFDSMLVVLPVFHYFLALFF from the coding sequence GTGAAGAAACGAACACGAACAGCGATTCTGGGATTACTTTTGTTTATTCCCTTTATGGCAGTGGGAGGCTGGCCAATGACCGCCTTTATTTTAGTGGTAGCTACGCTCTCGCTGTGGGAATTTTTGAGAATGATGAAGATTCGTTGGTTCTCTTTTGAGGGAATTTTGGCTTTTTTGATGATGCTCAGTATCTATTTGCCGCGGAGTGGGTCTTTAGGAATCGCTTGGCCCCTTCAACCGATTGATGCTTTTTATGTGGGGGTCATTGGCCTTTTTGTCCTCATGGTTTATTTCCCACAGAAGCTCACCTTCCTCAAGTTGTGTACCCTCTCCATTGCCTCTCTCTATGTAGGAATAGGCTATCATTATCTGATTATGACGAGGGACTTGGGTTTGCCGATTCTGCTGTACATTATGGGAATTATTTGGGTGAATGATTCTTGTGCTTATATTACAGGTATCAAGTGGGGCAAGAATAAATTAGCGCCAAAGATCTCTCCTAATAAAACCATTGAGGGGGCACTAGGCGGTATTGGAGGTGCCTTAGTCTTCACTTGCTTGTTGGAATATGTTGTCTTTAAGGGCAGCTTGTCCTTCTTGCAAGCGATCCTTTTGACGGTGATCCTCTCCTTGTGTGGACAGTTTGGGGACTTGATTGAGTCTTCGATTAAGCGGCACTTTAGTGTGAAGGATTCTGGAAATTTACTTCCAGGACACGGTGGCTTGTTAGACCGGTTTGATTCCATGTTGGTCGTTTTACCCGTGTTTCATTATTTTTTAGCCTTATTCTTCTAA
- the frr gene encoding ribosome recycling factor: protein MTIDNLLQETKTRMQKSEQSLQGELAHIRAGVANASLLNGVNVEYYGVETPLNQIASITIPEARMLLITPYDKTALTNIDKALQMSDIGIAPTNDGDKIRLVIPALTNERRQELSKQVGRCLEDAKVAVRNIRRDANEHVKAAEKDGEITEDDARRMEKDIQKLTDDSTANLEKLAKSKEKEILKD, encoded by the coding sequence ATGACGATTGATAACTTATTACAAGAAACCAAAACACGGATGCAGAAGAGCGAGCAATCTTTGCAAGGGGAATTAGCGCATATTCGAGCAGGCGTAGCCAATGCGAGCTTGTTGAATGGCGTGAATGTGGAGTATTACGGAGTAGAAACTCCCCTCAATCAAATTGCTTCCATCACGATTCCTGAAGCGCGGATGCTTTTGATTACACCTTACGACAAGACCGCCCTTACCAATATCGACAAGGCCTTACAAATGTCTGATATTGGGATTGCCCCAACAAATGATGGGGATAAGATCCGCTTAGTGATTCCGGCCTTGACCAACGAACGCCGCCAAGAGCTTTCCAAGCAAGTGGGACGTTGTTTGGAGGATGCCAAGGTGGCTGTCCGCAATATTCGACGGGATGCTAACGAACATGTGAAGGCTGCTGAGAAGGATGGGGAGATCACTGAAGATGATGCCCGCCGTATGGAAAAAGACATCCAAAAATTAACCGATGATTCTACGGCTAACTTAGAAAAATTAGCCAAGTCGAAAGAAAAAGAAATTTTAAAAGACTAA
- the pyrH gene encoding UMP kinase: MTNKYQRVVLKVSGEALAGETGFGIDPKTMKTIAQELKEVYAMGVQIAVVCGGGNIWRGKTGEEIGMERAQADYMGMLATIMNALGLQDALENQGVPTRVQTSIEMREIAEPYIRRRAIRHLEKNRVVIFAGGTGNPYFSTDTAAALRAAEIEADVILMAKNGVDGVYSADPNIDKEAEKYEELTHTDVITQGLQVMDSTASSLSMDNDIPIVVFNLNEPGNIRRVVAGEHIGTTVKG; the protein is encoded by the coding sequence ATGACGAATAAATATCAACGCGTAGTGCTAAAGGTTAGTGGAGAAGCTCTAGCAGGAGAAACAGGTTTTGGAATTGATCCTAAAACTATGAAGACCATCGCTCAAGAATTAAAAGAAGTTTATGCGATGGGGGTTCAAATCGCTGTGGTATGTGGTGGTGGCAATATCTGGCGCGGCAAAACCGGTGAAGAAATCGGTATGGAGCGCGCTCAAGCAGACTATATGGGAATGCTAGCCACTATTATGAATGCTTTAGGCTTACAGGATGCTTTGGAAAATCAAGGCGTGCCTACTCGTGTACAGACCTCTATCGAAATGCGTGAAATTGCGGAACCTTATATTCGCCGTCGGGCTATTAGACATTTGGAAAAGAATCGGGTTGTTATCTTCGCAGGAGGAACAGGGAACCCTTACTTCTCAACGGATACGGCAGCGGCTCTTAGAGCGGCTGAAATTGAAGCAGACGTGATCTTAATGGCCAAAAATGGTGTAGATGGGGTCTATTCTGCTGATCCAAATATTGATAAAGAAGCTGAAAAATATGAGGAACTCACCCATACCGATGTGATCACTCAGGGCTTACAAGTGATGGATTCCACGGCTTCTTCTTTGAGTATGGATAATGATATTCCGATCGTCGTCTTCAATCTCAATGAACCAGGAAATATTCGACGAGTAGTGGCAGGAGAACATATTGGGACAACAGTAAAGGGATGA
- a CDS encoding isoprenyl transferase: MTETARFNPNGEIPNHVAIIMDGNGRWAKERGLKRTAGHREGLRAIKRVVVAAAKLQIKVVTVYAFSTENWKRPKSEVAYIMQLPGLLQDELLPELMANNVKVQIMGKEEHIPIYTKHTIKQVIQTTQNNTGLILNIAFNYGGRDEIVQATKEICQEVRDGKLTLDQVDETTLSAHLKTACLREFADPDLLIRSSGEVRLSNFLLWQLAYAEMYFTSVKWPDFDEETFLDCLAAYQERNRRYGGLS; the protein is encoded by the coding sequence ATGACCGAAACAGCTCGATTTAATCCCAATGGCGAGATTCCTAACCATGTGGCGATTATTATGGATGGAAACGGACGCTGGGCTAAGGAGAGAGGATTAAAGCGGACAGCAGGGCATCGGGAAGGTCTGAGAGCTATTAAGCGGGTAGTGGTCGCTGCTGCTAAGCTCCAGATAAAAGTCGTCACTGTCTATGCTTTTTCTACGGAGAATTGGAAACGTCCCAAGTCAGAAGTGGCCTATATTATGCAATTACCTGGCCTACTTCAAGATGAATTGTTGCCAGAATTAATGGCGAATAATGTCAAAGTTCAAATCATGGGGAAGGAAGAACATATCCCTATCTATACCAAACATACCATTAAACAAGTGATTCAAACGACTCAAAATAATACCGGCTTGATCTTGAATATTGCTTTTAATTATGGAGGAAGAGATGAGATCGTTCAAGCAACGAAAGAGATCTGCCAAGAGGTGCGGGACGGCAAGTTGACTCTCGATCAGGTGGATGAAACGACCTTATCTGCCCACTTGAAGACAGCCTGTCTGAGGGAATTTGCAGATCCGGATCTCTTGATTCGCTCCAGCGGGGAAGTTCGCCTGTCGAACTTTTTGTTGTGGCAACTCGCCTATGCTGAGATGTACTTTACGTCAGTGAAATGGCCTGATTTTGATGAAGAAACTTTTTTAGATTGTTTGGCAGCCTATCAGGAAAGAAATCGTCGGTATGGCGGTTTGAGTTAG